The following proteins are encoded in a genomic region of Vicugna pacos chromosome 16, VicPac4, whole genome shotgun sequence:
- the LOC107034755 gene encoding olfactory receptor 4D1-like, with translation MEPGNLTWVSEFVLLGLSQTRELQLFLFLVFLFVYTTTVMGNLLIMVTVTSDSRLHTPMYFLLRNLAAIDLCFSSVTAPKMLVDFFQETKTISYQGCMAQIFFFHLLGGATVFFLSVMAYDRYIAISRPLHYVTIMNTRVCVGLVVATWVGGFVHSIVQLVLMLPLPFCGPNILDNFFCDVPQVLRLACTDTSLLEFLMISNSGMLVLIWFLLLLVSYTVILMMLRSHSGQARRKAASTCTTHIIVVSMIFVPCIYVYSRPFTPFPMDKAVSISYTVLTPMLNPMIYTLRNQEVQAAMKRLSKRLVICSRK, from the coding sequence ATGGAACCAGGCAACCTCACGTGGGTATCAGAATTTGTCCTCCTGGGGCTCTCACAGACTCGGGAGCTCCAGCTTTTCTTGTTTCTGGTGTTCCTGTTTGTCTACACCACCACTGTCATGGGAAATCTCCTTATCATGGTCACGGTGACCTCTGATTCCCGGCTCCACACACCCATGTATTTTCTTCTCCGAAATCTGGCTGCCATAGACCTGTGTTTCTCTTCAGTCACTGCCCCAAAGATGCTGGTGGACTTCTTCCAAGAGACTAAGACCATCTCCTACCAGGGCTGCATGGCCCAGATCTTCTTCTTCCACCTCTTGGGAGGTGCAACTGTCTTCTTCCTCTCCGTGATGGCCTATGACCGGTACATAGCCATCTCCCGGCCTCTCCACTATGTCACCATCATGAACACTCGAGTGTGTGTGGGTCTGGTGGTGGCTACCTGGGTAGGAGGCTTTGTCCACTCCATCGTCCAGCTGGTTCTGATGCTCCCATTGCCTTTTTGTGGTCCCAACATCCTGGATAACTTCTTTTGTGACGTTCCTCAAGTGCTCAGACTTGCCTGCACTGACACCTCCCTCCTGGAGTTCCTTATGATCTCCAACAGTGGGATGCTGGTCCTCATCTGGTTCCTCCTCCTTCTGGTCTCTTACACTGTCATCCTGATGATGCTCAGGTCCCACTCAGGCCAGGCGAGGAGGAAGGCAGCTTCCACCTGCACCACCCACATCATCGTCGTGTCTATGATCTTCGTTCCCTGTATCTATGTCTACTCCCGGCCCTTCACTCCCTTCCCCATGGACAAGGCTGTGTCCATCAGCTACACGGTCTTGACCCCCATGCTCAACCCCATGATCTACACCCTGAGGAACCAGGAGGTGCAGGCAGCCATGAAGAGATTAAGCAAGCGCCTAGTGATTTGCAGCAGGAAGTGA